The Deinococcus aerophilus sequence GGCGGGTCGATGATCGGCGTCAGGTCGATGTCCTCGTCGGCGCCAGGGCCCATGGTCATGGCGAAGAAGGTGTTTGGCTCTGGGCGCAGCGTCGGGGGTGCTGTTTTTTCCCGGCGTTTTGGATTGCGTGGCGTCGCCTGTTCGGTGACCCTGCGGCGCATCACCTCGTTGAAGGCGTCGATCTCGGTCAGCGCCTGGTCGCGGTGCAGGCGGTGGCTGTCCCGGATCAGCTTGTAAGCAACCTGAAATTCGTCCTCGCTGACGGGACCCGCGTCCTGGAGGTCTGCCGGGAGCTGGGTGCAGGTCAGGGGGATGGCCTCGCCCTGACCATTGGCGTAGCCCAGGGCGGTGCGGATGTCGGTGGGGTCGTACACGACGTCGATCTTCATCTTGCCGTGGGGAACCTGGCGAATCAGGTCATCCAGCCCCCGGCCGCCGTAGAAGCGGTTGTTGAGGCGAACGCCCTTCTTGCTCAGGGTGCAGGTTTGCACCGGCCTCAGATCCTGGTGCAGGATCACCAGTTCTTCCTCTGAGAGGGGACGGAACATGGATTTGCCCTCGCCGATCAGCGCCTGGGCATGGTCGCGGCGGTTCAGGCGGCACAGGGGGGCGCACATCATGTTGTAGCGGTCGAAGATCAGTCTTGTCAGGTAGCGGTAGAGTTCGTGGAACTCCAGCTGGGCGTGGGCCTGGGCATCGAAGCCCCGGCGCTGGACGACGCTGGAAGTCGCGCTGCTGCCCAGGCTGTGGGTGTAGTTGTTGACGGTACCGATCACGCGTTCGACGAGGCCACCGAGGTGAACCGTTCCGGCGGTGCGTTTCGCCTCGCCGATGCCATAGCGGCTGCAGACCCGCGCGACAGACCGGTTGGTGAATTCGCGGCCATGATCGGTCACGAAGTACAGGGGGGCGCCCATCGGTGGGGGGAGGTTTTCAACGCCCAGGGCGCGCAGGAAATCGCTCTGGTCGCCCATCATGCGCTCCATGGTGCGCAGCGTTTCATGCGCAGAAACGCTCTCGGGGTTGAGACCCACCGCGCAAACCATCGTGGTGGTGGCGTCAATGATCAGCGTGAGCCTCCCGCGAAAGGCGAGGCGGCGCGTGGCCTCCTG is a genomic window containing:
- a CDS encoding Mu transposase C-terminal domain-containing protein — encoded protein: CFPIRSLQCALPSQRVGDFLSGFLEHYLVNEVRAQCQKNGLGDQMPCYNTVKSHIHKLISAQPKKLNGVVLGKKAARDAEPRQGTIDATHFGQWLHIDATVVDCFALPDGGFEFVKVYRKSRKGKSKTTSNAGARQEATRRLAFRGRLTLIIDATTTMVCAVGLNPESVSAHETLRTMERMMGDQSDFLRALGVENLPPPMGAPLYFVTDHGREFTNRSVARVCSRYGIGEAKRTAGTVHLGGLVERVIGTVNNYTHSLGSSATSSVVQRRGFDAQAHAQLEFHELYRYLTRLIFDRYNMMCAPLCRLNRRDHAQALIGEGKSMFRPLSEEELVILHQDLRPVQTCTLSKKGVRLNNRFYGGRGLDDLIRQVPHGKMKIDVVYDPTDIRTALGYANGQGEAIPLTCTQLPADLQDAGPVSEDEFQVAYKLIRDSHRLHRDQALTEIDAFNEVMRRRVTEQATPRNPKRREKTAPPTLRPEPNTFFAMTMGPGADEDIDLTPIIDPPGMHHRS